AAAATATGAAGGTCTATTTGATTATGTAAAAAGAAAGTCGTCGAACTAATTGCTAATAGTACTCTGATACTGTGTATAGATATACCAAATAAAGTAGTTTAATGTGTTCTCTCTTTTTGCCAGGCTAGTACTTTCACATGGACAGATTGCTAAATAAGCTATACAGAGAAAAATTATCTAGTCATGGATGTATACAAGGTTTGAATTTGATCTCAAGGTAGTCTTCTTTTACCAAGTTCTTGTCATGCCAATTGTTGTGAGGCTATAATAACTAAATGGCACAGACAATGTCGGTCTTCTATCAATAAGGTTTAGGAGTCTCTTCCAATCTATTACAACATCTTCACATTTACTCAGTTTTATTTCTACTAAGTAGAGTACCATTAATAGATTTTGCAGACATATTCTCAAGAGTTTATGAATAGTAGCAGGGCTATAAAATTGCAATGTCATTAACTCATATCAGTTAGCATCAATTTTTACATATGTGGAAACAAGAAGATTTCCTATTTCATACTTTACAGAAGTAAAATGCATGGATATTACCAGGATATATAAGCTAGTGTTAGATGAGCAGCTTAAGCTTGGTATCTGAAGGGGTTTATTAGACCATCTCTCAATAGTTCCAGCATATCTTCGATTTCTGACACCATCAAGTGAGCAGGACACAAAAACCTGGGCTCTGTCATGTACCTGCAGCATAATTTACATCTTAAGAGTAATGAACTTAAATTCATGCCAACTAAAGAAATAATGGGTGTAAGAACCTTTGGAATTGATAGAATGTTGTAAGGACCTATTCCTTGGTATTCCGAGAAGTACAGTAGAAACCCAAACATCTGGAACAAAAGAAACATAACCATGGATATACAAACAACTTCTGTAATGGAAAAGGAACCGGAAATTATTATACTTGGACAAGTTCCTACCTGCCCCGACTGTTCCATAGAAAGTGGCTGCTCTGAAACAGCCACTTTCGGTGGATCACAGATCTTATCAAGTATGTCAAACAAAGAAGCAACCTTTTGCAACTTCACAAGACCATAATTTCCTCTTTCAATGTTGTCAGGGAGAGGGCGAAGAGGAGTGCCAGTGCATTCATGTATTACTCTTCTCAGTGCTGCTTGATACCACCAGTTGTAACGAGAAACAAAAAAAGTAGTTTAAAAATACATCTCAAGCATAAAATTGCTCTACAAGACTTATGTATACATTCATAGCATAGCTTAAAACTGGTGATCTTATATCTGCTCATCAACGTTGGCATACAGATGATCTAATATTATGGCATTCCAAATCCATTTAGCATTTTTATTTTAAGTAATGGTGATAGCAGAAAAAGCGGAGCTAAAAAATGCATGCAAGATAATTCTATTTTCATATCAGACAAATAAGATTTTTTGAGTGAATACGCATGCTTCAAACAGAAATTTCAAATATAATATAGCATGCCTTTGTATTTAGGATTCTGCACATCTCCATGCTCCTTAATAGGCGCATCCTGATGAAGGATATCACATAAATAAGTACATGTGCAGAAATGGTTCAAGAAATGATAGGTTTTATTTGGAAAAATACTTACATAATCATAAGAAGTGAGGTCAGCCTTGTACTCGGACTCGTCTTGACCCGTATTCGCCCCATTGTAAAACCCAAAATTGGTCCCACCATGAGCCATCTGAAAACATATCTCATGAGAAAAAAAATAAGCTGAGCCAAGTTGCAAATGAAATACACTAATAAAAAGGTTCCAATGACAGACATAAAGTACAGCAGAACCATTGCGGCACAAAATATCTTTCAGTGCTTTAGCTGTGCTCCTAGCATCTGTTGTTGCAATACTTTCACCCCAGTGCGTTAGCCATCCGGTATAAAATTCCCTGAAAAGTATGAGTTCAGTATTAATAGATGTTACAAAAAAAAGTATATGTGACAAAAGGAATATTAATTTACGGAGTATCAAATGTGTGGTGCACAGACCACTTACGCGGTTAACGGGGCTGATTTTCCTGGAAAGTTGTATTGCTTCTGTAATCTGAATATTGGCCATGGGTTATCACCAGTAGAAAAATCAACAGCTGCAATTGAACCATATAATTATTTGCAAAAGTGATGACTGAGGAGCCAAAGGCATATTACAAGTCTATGACAGTTACGAAGCTAGGAAGATCAAATTATTTCTGACTCAAATGAACCATACTGAGGTTGGTATCGAATATTCTTCAGTTTAAGTACAATGAATGTTGTTTAAGTAGAATCCCCACAAAATAGTCATCAAAGAGTCTAGTGTAACACCATGCATAGAGAAACTAAAAGAAGATCATGCAACTTTATGTGAGGTATCCAGAAGATAGGATTTATTCATTGCTATAAGAAACATGTCTGTAACACCCTAACCCGACATTTAGCGCCACATTGCCAGTTTATGTTGCATTATATTAGCATAATCATGTTGTCCCAAATCATGGCACATCCGGATTGACCTTTTTAAGCAAAGTGAGACAAAAGCCCAAGTGATGACTGTCAAACATGAGGGTAACACATGACATCCTTTTCACAGAAAGAGCATCCAAATCATCAGACAAGTTCGTTTGATAGTCTACCAGCAAAAACATCATCTTGAGGAATAGAGCCATTCTTTAAGGTACCAATGGTGCCCCCATCAGTTGTATACCTGAAAGATGATTTTTTAGAAATCATAAAGGCTTTCATAACCACTGTTTACAAACAGACAGACACGTCGATTGTAATATATTGACGTAACTTTTGGTCTGAACCATTATTAAATTAAATAATTACATAAAAATAAATCAACCGAATGGGAGTATCCTGATGATTTTATCATCAACAATGTAACGGTGAAGCTTAAATATCTCTTGACTCTCTTTTCCCCTTTCTGGTTTGTCAATGCAAAACCAGTTGTTCTGGTTGATTGTAAAGTGTCAACAAAGACTAGACATTCTATTGAACAGCTTCATACAAAGTGTTTCATGACATGCAATGTGTAACCATATATATCTGATTTTCCCTATGTTACGTGAAAGCACAAAGAGAGTATTAGCCTGCTCCTGGACATGAAATTCAAACAGCACAAAAGTCTAATATGAAAACAAATACACTGCTGATAAGTGATATTTGTGCACCGACAACAAGGCCAGTTCTAGTTGTGGTTATACTATGCTGATGCCTATCTCTATGCTGCTGCACCAAACTTAAATACCATCCATACGACCATACCTAGTCAGTATGCAAAGTTCCAATTATACCCTAAGATGGCCATATGAATAATCTGTAAAATCAGTTATAAATTGCAGCAGGTTATACTAAAAGTGAACTGCACACATTTCAACAGTGAAAATTATGAGCACAGAAACTGCATACAGAATAACGTCATTCCCCAGATATCGTCTGGCCAGTAGGACAAGGTTATGAAGGTATCTCTTATCATTTCCAAATGAACCAAATTCATTTTCAATCTGCAATATCATTCGTAATATTAGTTTTGTTGTTAGCTGCATAAACTAGAAGGTACGAATTAGTAAAACAATTTAAACAGTGACGAACTTGCCTGCACCATGATAATTGGACCTCCATTGACGTATAATAGTGGTGCTACTTTTGGGAGTAATACACTCCACCATCTCTCCACCTTGAGAATTGATGAAAACTTTGGTCAACATATCTCCAGAAAATATCAAAGTAATGAGTTGGGAATCATACATAAAACCATAAAATTGGTGAAAGTTTTGGGCAGCATACCAAGGAAAGATAGGCTGAATCTGATGATCGCAGTTTAAGGGCCGGTTCTATACTGAGCAACCAAGGTGGAAATCCCCCTAGATCCCATTCTGCAATGCACAGCTTACAGATTTATAGACGTATAGGAAGCCAGCACAACTGAAATGCATACACTACCAAAGTCTATCACAACCCAATCAGCTCCGAAGTCTGAAACCATAATGACATGTACTAAGAAAACGAACTTCTGAACTGAGTATGGTATTAATTGTAAAATTTACAAGATAACATAAATTGtagcataagaaaactatgtcatACTATGTTTATAAAGTTAAGGCATTCTACTCTATGAAAAGTCATCAGGGAAGAACGATTGAATACATCCTACAAAGGATGACATGGTGACTCTTTCAGCTAATGTAGTTATCAGAATTCTGTAGATTCATCTTTAATCCTACTTTCTCTCTTCTTTATATAGAAATATTCCTTGGTTAGTCACAGCAGGCATGCTAGAGTAAAATTTCAACACAAAATGAAATTACCTCCACAAATATATGGACCAACACGAAGCATGACCAGCATTTCTAATTCATGAGCAAGTCTTAGATACGATTCAATGTCAGCAAATCCCCTGAATTCCCAGCTCCGCGGTTCCGGCTCATGCAAATTCCAAGGAACATATGTTTGAATTGTGTTCAAGCCTAGTGCCTTAGCCCTTAAGAGGCGGTCTTTCCAATACTGCAGGCATAATAATACAATGTAGATGTAAGGTTTCGGTAAGAATATGTAGAAGGCGTACCATCATAAACTAATACATGGGCCATGATCAATAGATACAGACCTAATCAGATAGATATGCAATTAGTACTTTTACCAACAACAGAAATTCGTTTGCAGAGCCTCTTTAGTCAATGTGTAAACTGGATGCAGCACAAAACAGTCCGTGGGTATGACAAAATGCTAAAAATTTGATATTTATAGTAGGAATCAAAATTTTATCAATCTAGAAGAGGCATGCTCAAGGCACCCCAATTTGTTGAATACAGACAAATTTCAGATAGTAACATCTTACAAAATCGTAGGCCTGAAATATGTGCAGAACTGACTGAATCTGTGATTACTAATATTTTCGAATGTGCCAAAACCACTTTCTTTTAGATGGATACTCTACAGCCTTTCCACATACACAAGTCTACCTCATTATCACAAATTTACAGAGTCAACCACTCCACTCCAGAAGAACCAAATGCTGCAATGTCACGTAAACTAGTCGGAAAAGGATTCACCTCTGGGATAATGCGGAAGTAGTGCACGTCGCCGCCGACGATCTGGAACTGCTCCCCGTCCTTCCAGAACGCATCGTTCTCGATCCAGAACCTTCTCGAGGTCTCGCCGTCCACCTACCACACACGCACGCACGCCGACACAGACGAATCAGTGCCAGTAAATCAAGCCCGGACAACCGACCCGGAATGGCCCGGTCATCGCCTTGCCGAAtcagcgagagagagagagagagagagagcgtacGCACTTACCGAGGAGGCGAGCGCGGAGCACAGGGCCAGCGCGAGAAGGAGAGAGAGCTCCCGGAAGCTTCTGGCGGACGCCGCCATTGCTTATCCCCGGGTGGCCGTCTCTCACCCACTTCAGCTGCTTCTAGATTCCTCTCTTTGTACCGCGGGGAGCGTGGCTTACGGGCTACGGCCCCAATTCGAAGCTAGACTGCGTTTGCGGGGGGAGATCGACGCCGTGAGCTGGAGGCCGCCTCTCTGATTGGGTGGGGGAATTCGGGGGGATGGTTGACTACGGAGGCGGCGGGGTTTGACGACGGAAACTCCACCGGAGAGTTGGGCGGCACGGCGGCCGGAGTGCTCTGTGTAGGTGTATCCTTTGCTGGGAGTACTGACGTGCCTGACAGTCACGGTGGTGAGTGTTGACTGGTGGACGAAGACGACGACAGGAGCCAGGTCATTTTGTTCATTCCTTCGGCGTTCTTTTCTTCTCCGGATATGTCCTTTTATTTTTACTAgttaaaatgcccgtgcgttgtcaCGGAAAAACAATACATGAAGAGACCTGATTTCATTTTGTTGGGTGCCACAAACAATGATTTGTAGTATTTGATCCAACGCTATGTTGCCATTTTTATCCCTCCTCATGACCCCTTTAAGTACCAGCAACATGTGTTCTATCAGTGTCATTTTACAACTCCTGTCTCTTCTATAATGTGCATTCTACCGATTTGCAACCATGTTAGCCACTTTGCTTAAGTCAATTAGCGAAACTTTCATTTTATAAGCACATCAATAATAAGAttagtttttttttcattttataAGCACGTCAATAATAAGATTAGTTTTTTTATCTTAAATCAATTCCAAAAACTGTAACAATCTTAAATCAGAACACAACATGCAAAACAACAAGAAAAAAAGTATAGTGCATCTTATTTTCTATAAAACGACAATATTTTTAATAAGAAAGTATTATATAGATAGTGTATACAAAACTATATCAAAAATTTCATGCAATGCATACAACTGTCTATTATAAAATACCATCATCATTCCTCATTCATATCTCTCGTAAACGGTCCATTCACATGGCATTAGTTAAAATCCATGACCACCTTATCACCTAGCTCCTCATTCTCTACCTCCGCGCACTCTGCTCTCCTCTGTAATCAAGAGTCCGTCCCCTGCCTCCCCACCGCTGCCGACCATACCACCCACACTCCTACCTCCGTGTTGCTGGCCTCAACGAGCGGCCTCTGCCCGCCTCTGCCAGCATTACCTCGCCCCAACAGCATGCCCCTATTCTTCTCCGCCGCTCATCGACAATGCTCACACTCACAGGAAGAGGTTATCGATAGGCCTACGACCAAAGTGGCGGAGTTGTCTCCACTGGATCTGCAGTCACGGCCAGTGTGTTCATTTCCTGCACAATGCAGCCTCCTCCCTGTTGGAGCTAACCCGAGCAGCTCAAGTATTAATATTGTGTAAAATTAGGATTTTGTTACTTCTATATAGTTGGTCTAACTATTGGAACATCTAACATGAAATTTCTATATTGATACTTTGTGCAAGTCTTCAACAATGTGCTTCAAACTAAACCGAGTACCAAATTTCAATATTGTATTATTGCACTTTGGATTTGGTCTACATGTCAGCTCAACATGTTAAATAATTAACACACGTTATCGGAAAAACCATTGGATGCCGAAAGATAAGCCTTAAATAACACatgttaacaacaatttcatataTCTCGTCGCAGTATAACCAAGAACCTAGTGGTGCAAACAAGCTGCAATACCAAGGACCCAAAACGGGTTTTATGGTATCAGGCCCAATATACTCAACATATTTTCCTTCACATCTATGTACTCACGCGACCTTCCATGAGATGTCTTATTATTTGCAGTTTCTGAACTTCTCTGTCAGAACTCTGACAGGCACACCCTATGATGCACATTGATTGTTCAGCGTCCATGGCTAGAACAAACTGGGTATACAAACAAATCCTGCACTTTTTGATCGAGTACTCCAAGGATGCTTAGGTTGTTAGAATATCCCAATATAGGTGGAACAGTTTTTGTTGGTCAGCAAGAAGATTTGTCCGAACCACTTCTCCATTGCCATTAGTCAGGTATCTGTCTGAACCATTAGGAAGAATTAGGATCCCATAAACAGCAGTCAATATATCTTTTCTAAACTATCTTTGTCCAAAACCAGCAACATATTATGAATGTACATTTTTCCACATTAAAACACCCCATTTAGCATAGTTAAATACGAATGACTAACACAATGGTTATTCAGGCTAGAGTAATTGATCATTAGGACTATCGAACACTTGCCATGTTTTATAAGGTTCACGCTAAGTATGGTAGACAACAAGTAAccaactctcatagatcatgCAAAGGGTTCAGATAATGTATGCTGTGAAACAAATAACCAACTCTCATAGACAACAAGTAACACAATGATTATGTCGAGGCTCTAGCTCTAGATCTAGTTTGACTAAAAGATTCATCCCGTGAAGCAATGGTGTTCTTTCCCTATAACCACATCTTAACTTGGAGGGCATAGCAAAACTTAAAAGCAACTGAGGTTCAAGGTATTTACTCTGCTACTCCATGTAGCTCAATTTATTGCCAAGAATTCAAAATATGACTCCTGATAATATGTGTTTGCATGAAAGAGGTTGCACAGGAAACATGGTTGATGTTTCAAACTAAATTAAGCTTCTAGTGTTCCAAACTGAATTACTGTATCTGAAAGAAGCTATGGTAGGTTCTGTGATCACTGAATTAATCTTCTAGTGGTGCAATAATATATGATTTGCAGTATCATTACTTGTCAGGTCACTTGTCGCTGGTGAAAATGAAAGAGGACAGAGGAAACTACGATCACAAGTGAAGCAAGTTGGTTGAGGCGGAAAAAACGATGAATTTTGCATATACTGCATAATGATACTCCACGGGATACATCATAATGATACTGCATGGGAAGGCTATAATCTGAGACTTAGTGACACAACACATGGTGTAATAGCAAAAGAAGATTTCATAAAATAAGTAGCATGAACCGgagaaattgctgaaacaaataaaGTGAGGAGTAAGAGGTACTGTGTTTATACATTCATAAAATTCATTA
This Lolium perenne isolate Kyuss_39 chromosome 1, Kyuss_2.0, whole genome shotgun sequence DNA region includes the following protein-coding sequences:
- the LOC127325058 gene encoding beta-galactosidase 8, which gives rise to MAASARSFRELSLLLALALCSALASSVDGETSRRFWIENDAFWKDGEQFQIVGGDVHYFRIIPEYWKDRLLRAKALGLNTIQTYVPWNLHEPEPRSWEFRGFADIESYLRLAHELEMLVMLRVGPYICGEWDLGGFPPWLLSIEPALKLRSSDSAYLSLVERWWSVLLPKVAPLLYVNGGPIIMVQIENEFGSFGNDKRYLHNLVLLARRYLGNDVILYTTDGGTIGTLKNGSIPQDDVFAAVDFSTGDNPWPIFRLQKQYNFPGKSAPLTAEFYTGWLTHWGESIATTDARSTAKALKDILCRNGSAVLYMAHGGTNFGFYNGANTGQDESEYKADLTSYDYDAPIKEHGDVQNPKYKALRRVIHECTGTPLRPLPDNIERGNYGLVKLQKVASLFDILDKICDPPKVAVSEQPLSMEQSGQMFGFLLYFSEYQGIGPYNILSIPKVHDRAQVFVSCSLDGVRNRRYAGTIERWSNKPLQIPSLSCSSNTSLYILVENMGRVNYGQYIFDKKGILSSVEMDGITLLHWKMYPLSFDALGVLSKFQPIQQITNGRNNKVLIHGDAKNKLRASSFYRNGLSEGPEFYEGHFHIDSDSEVKDTFISFRGWNKGVAFVNNFNIGRFWPAMGPQCALYVPAPILRAGDNVVVIFELHGPNPEHTINLVEDPDFTCGSNK